ttaaattacttatcTCAATAACTTAttccatgaaaataaaatggtcattgaaaaataaattttaaattaaataaaagttaattgagaaataaaaaccctaaatataataatagttaatatttatttatattttatatcatcaAATATCACTTTGttgttaattatatttaaaatacaaaacaataatttatgaattttgaaGAAATTTAACTACAAAACACacacaaataaaatatgaaagagaTGATAAACCCTGATGctcaatatattatatattttggtaTCCTTTTGAACCATCTAAACCATAGATAGATTTAAAAGACTAAATaagatgaaaatgaatttttagtAGTAATTTAGTTTTTGATTTGGGGTTTGGAAAtggtaaaaagaaaaagaaaaagaaaaagaaaaaaaaagagtgaaATTAGAAATAGATTTGGAGGTTTGACTTTGTGAGTTAGTGAGTTGTGAGTAGTAAGATCTCATTCTCTTCTCTTCCTCCTTTCCAAAATTCCAATCCCGTTTTCCTTCTTCTCTCTGTCTCCGGGGCCAGCCACTACACCACAACTCTCTCACACACAATCATCTCACTTCCTATTATTCTTACTGTAAGACACTCTCTCCTCtcttttttctgtttttcttcTCTGCCCCCtcttttgtttttaaacccATCCATCTCTAAATTCTAATTCTAAATTACAAatctttcattttcactttccTTCTTTATAGATCACTCAATTTTGCTACTTTTTAGTTTTACCTTAACTCAATTCCAAATTTAATTACTGCCTCAATTTCTGCTCGTGCATCTTTGTGGGCCATTCATCATTCCAAACATGAAcaacttttacttttaattttaattccaaaTTCTTCTCATCACATGATGCATAAGTTTATCGTTTTCGCCAGATTATTTCACCAATTGTAGTAGGATTGTTATTACCAAATTAggggtaaaaaaaaaagtgtcttCTTTTACTGTAGTCAATGTCATATTCATTCAAAGTATGAACaagttttacttttaatttacatGATGCATAAGTTTGTCTCTTTTGCGGTTTGATGCCACAAGTTGTAGTAGGATTACCAAATTAGGggtaaaaattgaaaaatttgttATTCATTTGTAGTCAATGTCATAATCACTGATGATGCTTGTGTTTTTTGGATTTTGATTAGTGTGGTGATAGATTTTTCGGTGATCAAACCTTTACATATGCAAACCATGTCAaggaaatgaagcttggattcGACAAGAAATGGGTTGTGTAATTAGTCGAGAAGTGCAATCGGGTATAGTTTCTGAGGTGAAGGAGGAGAAGAGTTTGACTGTTGAGTCTAATAGGACGGTTGAAGAAGTGTCGACGAGCAGAGGTGAGGGGAATGTGGTAGAGGTTCATAATGGTGAGAAGGTGAAGGAGAAGGAGGAGAAGAGTGACGGTGATGGGGTTCAGCGGCCAAAGGGTGAAAGAAGAAGATATAAGCCTAATCCGAGGTTAAGCAATCCACCGAAGCATTTGCAAGGGGAGCAAGTAGCAGCTGGATGGCCATCTTGGCTTACAGCAGTTTGTGGGGAAGCTCTTAATGGGTGGATTCCACGGAAGGCTGACACATTCGAGAAAATAGATAAGGTTGGTTTGTATTTATTGTCAAAATTTTGGACTTTAGTTTATATGTTGGGTGCATGTGTTACACTTAAACTTGAAATGTATTTGATATGTCATGCCGTATCGGAGATACATGGATGTGTTTTGAAGTTGAGATTATGTTTGATTGATGTTGTGAGTTGTGATAGTGTTTTCCAAAATCATGATGCATTGTTTGTTGGAATGATCAATTTGTGTGCATGGTTAAAATGAATCAAATCCTCATTATTTGAAGCACAATACTTCAAATTGTGTAGAATTTCTCGTTTGTTTGTGCTAACATATTTCTTCTGTACTCTAACTCTTGTTTCGTTTTTTATATTCCCTTCGTTTAGATCGGTCAAGGAACATATAGTAATGTGTACAAAGCTAAAGACACGATAACGGGTAAGATAGTTGCATTGAAGAAGGTTCGATTTGACAATTTGGAACCTGAGAGTGTAAAATTTATGGCTAGAGAGATCCTTATATTGCGAAGATTGGATCATCCCAATGTTATAAAGTTAGAAGGTTTAGTTACATCTAGAATGTCGTGGAGTTTGTATCTGGTGTTTGATTACATGGTACACGATTTAGCTGGACTTGCTGCAAGCCCTGATATCAAGTTCACAGAGCCTCAGGTTAGACCAGGTttgctttaattaataatttgagaaataaAATCAATGTCGTTTGGTACACTTTCTTTTCAATTGCAGTATTTGATGACTCCAAATACTTGTTTATTGCAGGTAAAATGTTACATGCATCAACTTCTATCAGGACTTGAGCATTGTCATAATCGACATGTACTTCATCGCGATATTAAAGGATCAAATCTTCTGATTGACAACGAAGGTGTACTCAAAATTGCTGACTTTGGACTTGCATCTTTCTTTGATCCAAACCGTAGGCATCCCATGACTAATCGTGTGGTTACCCTTTGGTACCGGCCTCCTGAGTTGCTTCTCGGTGCCACAGATTATGGTGTGGGTGTGGACCTTTGGAGTGCTGGTTGCATTTTAGGAGAATTGTTGTACGGGAAACCTATTATGCCTGGTCGAACAGAGGTGATAATCTAATATGCCTTGTTTAGGTTTTATAGAACTTTCCATTTCTCTCAATCTAGGCCAACAGTTAACGTGTTACTTCAACAAGTTTTCTATTTTGAGTTGCTGCATAAtctgataaatattttacaacagACCCAATCGTGTAAGCCTTTGTTGAGCCTTAAAATTTATCGGCGGCAGTAGAATAGATCAAATTGTACTCAGAAAATGTAAAATCCAGTAATTGAAGAGATTGTACTAGATCAAGCAATGCACCCTCATTAGTCGCCCTTTTTAATTGATATACTAGATCTTATGCTTAGTTCTAACCTATGAAGCACAGACAGCTCTCCAAAGTGTTGTTTCAGCGTGTCGGATACGTTACATACACTGACTCTTCTCGGACACGCCCTGGACACGTGTCAGACACCTCTTAATGAtgtccaattaaaaaaaaatggttccAGCACCTATTAGACACGTCTTGGAATGAGCAGACACCTGCTCTTGGACAGACACTCCTAACCCTAATTAGATTTTTCACTGATGtctcttatcattttttaagGATCATTGTCATAGGATTAACTAGTTGGTATTAAAGACATGACTCATCTTCTTATCTTAGGATTATTTATTTAAGGATTGCAATATAAATTATTCCTCTTGGTCGTAGTATTTTCTTAGGATTGCATAAATCTTAATTCTCAATTTAGATTTTTGGACATTAGCCATGTAACGGTGTCTGTGTCGAAGTGTGTGCTTCGTCGATTGTA
The genomic region above belongs to Cicer arietinum cultivar CDC Frontier isolate Library 1 chromosome 4, Cicar.CDCFrontier_v2.0, whole genome shotgun sequence and contains:
- the LOC101488290 gene encoding probable serine/threonine-protein kinase At1g54610; the encoded protein is MGCVISREVQSGIVSEVKEEKSLTVESNRTVEEVSTSRGEGNVVEVHNGEKVKEKEEKSDGDGVQRPKGERRRYKPNPRLSNPPKHLQGEQVAAGWPSWLTAVCGEALNGWIPRKADTFEKIDKIGQGTYSNVYKAKDTITGKIVALKKVRFDNLEPESVKFMAREILILRRLDHPNVIKLEGLVTSRMSWSLYLVFDYMVHDLAGLAASPDIKFTEPQVKCYMHQLLSGLEHCHNRHVLHRDIKGSNLLIDNEGVLKIADFGLASFFDPNRRHPMTNRVVTLWYRPPELLLGATDYGVGVDLWSAGCILGELLYGKPIMPGRTEVEQLHKIYKLCGSPSEEYWKKSKLPNATLFKPREPYKRCIRDVFKEFPPSALPLVDTLLAIDPVQRKSASDALRSEFFTTEPYACDPSSLPKYPPTKEMDVKRRDDEARRSRAAAKARVDGGKKHRTRDRAVKAAPAPEANAELQHNIDRRRLITHANAKSKSEKFPPPHEDGQLGFPLGASNHIDPDIVPHDVSLDSMSYTFSKEPFQAWSGPIGNHPTTNGITKRKTKNTANDALDLSKPYKGTLKDKGKGKKIIA